The following coding sequences lie in one Zingiber officinale cultivar Zhangliang chromosome 2B, Zo_v1.1, whole genome shotgun sequence genomic window:
- the LOC122045980 gene encoding probable galacturonosyltransferase-like 3 → MSHFAFLAAALFLLAASRWTLPTSAELPRFREAPAFRNGPGCVSAPTIHIAMTLDAAYLRGSVAGVLSVLRHSSCPESIAFHFLATRPRRFRPVVAAAFPSLTFEVHRFDPDLVHGRISSSVRRALDQPLNYARIYLADILPRSVRRVIYFDSDLVVVDDVARLWATDLAPYQVLAAPEYCHANFTTYFTDRFWSDPALPHVLTGRRRPPCYFNTGVMVVDLDRWRAGEYTRKLEFWMEVQKRKARIYELGSLPPFLLVFAGEVKGVDHRWNQHGLGGDNKEGLCRDLHSGPVSLLHWSGKGKPWLRLDAARPCPLDDLWAPYDLLLRDDDPFSDV, encoded by the coding sequence ATGTCTCACTTCGCATTCCTCGCGGCGGCGCTCTTCCTGCTGGCCGCCTCCAGGTGGACATTGCCGACCTCCGCTGAACTCCCCCGATTCCGCGAGGCCCCGGCTTTCCGCAACGGACCCGGCTGCGTCTCCGCTCCGACCATCCACATCGCCATGACCCTCGACGCCGCCTACCTCCGCGGCTCCGTAGCCGGTGTCCTCTCTGTTCTACGCCACTCCTCCTGTCCCGAATCCATCGCCTTCCACTTCCTGGCTACCCGACCACGCCGCTTCCGTCCCGTCGTGGCGGCCGccttcccttccctcaccttcGAAGTCCACCGCTTCGACCCCGACCTCGTTCACGGCCGCATCTCCTCCTCCGTCCGCCGCGCCCTCGACCAGCCCCTCAACTACGCGCGCATCTACCTCGCCGATATCCTCCCCCGCTCCGTGCGCCGCGTCATCTACTTCGACTCCGACCTCGTCGTCGTCGACGACGTCGCCCGCCTTTGGGCCACCGACCTCGCCCCTTACCAGGTCCTCGCCGCCCCCGAATACTGCCACGCCAACTTCACCACTTACTTCACCGACCGCTTCTGGTCCGATCCGGCACTCCCCCACGTCCTCACTGGCCGCCGGCGCCCCCCCTGCTACTTCAACACCGGGGTCATGGTCGTCGATCTCGACCGCTGGCGTGCCGGCGAGTACACCCGTAAACTTGAGTTCTGGATGGAAGTCCAGAAGCGCAAGGCCCGGATCTACGAGCTCGGCTCGCTTCCGCCGTTCCTCCTCGTCTTCGCCGGCGAGGTCAAGGGAGTGGACCACCGGTGGAATCAGCACGGCCTCGGCGGCGACAACAAGGAGGGCCTATGCCGAGATCTACATTCGGGGCCGGTGAGCCTCCTCCACTGGAGCGGAAAGGGCAAGCCGTGGCTCCGCCTCGACGCCGCCCGCCCGTGCCCGCTCGACGATCTCTGGGCGCCGTACGACCTCCTTCTCCGCGATGACGACCCCTTCTCCGACGTCTGA